A DNA window from Brassica napus cultivar Da-Ae chromosome C1, Da-Ae, whole genome shotgun sequence contains the following coding sequences:
- the LOC106349038 gene encoding GDP-mannose 4,6 dehydratase 2-like encodes MASENNGSTAAETPRKVALVTGITGQDGSYLTELLLEKGYEVHGLIRRSSNFNTQRINHIYIDPHNANKALMKLHYADLSDASSLRRWLDVIKPDEVYNLAAQSHVAVSFEIPDYTADVVATGALRLLEAVRSHTVDSGRTVKYYQAGSSEMFGATPPPQSETTPFHPRSPYAASKVAAHWYTVNYREAYGLFACNGILFNHESPRRGENFVTRKITRALGRIKVGLQRKLFLGNLQASRDWGFAGDYVEAMWLMLQQEKADDYVVATEESHTVEEFLEVSFGYLGLNWKDHVEIDERYFRPAEVDNLKGDASKAKEVLGWKPKVGFEKLVKMMVDEDLEIAKREKLLVDAGHMDAQQQP; translated from the coding sequence ATGGCGTCAGAAAACAACGGATCCACCGCCGCGGAAACGCCGAGGAAGGTAGCACTCGTCACCGGAATCACCGGCCAAGACGGATCGTACCTGACGGAGCTCCTCCTCGAGAAAGGCTACGAAGTCCACGGCCTGATCCGCCGATCATCGAACTTCAACACCCAGCGGATCAACCACATCTACATCGACCCGCACAACGCCAACAAAGCCCTCATGAAGCTCCACTACGCCGACCTCTCCGACGCATCCTCCCTCCGTCGCTGGCTCGACGTGATCAAACCCGACGAAGTCTACAACCTCGCCGCGCAGTCTCACGTCGCCGTCTCCTTCGAGATCCCTGATTACACCGCCGACGTCGTCGCCACCGGCGCTCTCCGCCTCCTCGAAGCCGTCAGATCTCACACCGTCGACAGCGGTCGTACCGTCAAGTACTACCAAGCCGGGTCTTCCGAGATGTTCGGTGCAACTCCACCACCGCAGTCCGAAACGACGCCGTTTCATCCGAGGTCTCCCTACGCCGCGTCGAAAGTCGCTGCGCATTGGTACACTGTGAACTACCGTGAGGCTTACGGTCTTTTTGCCTGTAACGGGATCTTGTTCAACCACGAGTCCCCGCGCCGCGGAGAGAACTTCGTGACGAGGAAGATAACGAGAGCCTTGGGGAGGATCAAGGTGGGTTTGCAGAGGAAGCTCTTTCTCGGGAATCTCCAGGCGTCGAGAGACTGGGGGTTCGCGGGGGATTATGTTGAAGCGATGTGGCTGATGCTGCAGCAAGAGAAGGCGGATGATTACGTTGTGGCCACGGAGGAGTCGCATACCGTGGAGGAGTTTCTTGAGGTTTCGTTTGGGTACTTGGGGCTGAACTGGAAGGATCATGTGGAGATTGACGAGAGGTACTTCAGGCCTGCTGAAGTTGATAATCTTAAAGGAGATGCTAGCAAGGCTAAGGAGGTGTTGGGGTGGAAGCCCAAAGTTGGGTTTGAGAAGCTGGTGAAGATGATGGTTGATGAAGATCTTGAGATTGCTAAGAGGGAGAAGTTGCTTGTTGATGCTGGTCACATGGATGCTCAGCAGCAACCTTGA
- the LOC106350807 gene encoding F-box/LRR-repeat protein At3g58980-like, with protein MDRMSGLADETLNVIMGFNGAKEDARVLTLAKRFRNLHTIVGSLNFDDINDFHGTFSEFVSERLGLLEDNQFVRRFSLKARAILDPADIAQWLRDVLKRGVVDVSLHIHGNNGAPLPLELFNSSSVGMLRLGRHLVISEVPATAALPALETLVLDSVRFHAFGDCAFQAFLSACPTLKDLTINGWFWETWRWGGMLSNNSLQRLTITRRMQGGFDGLDYQEISFQTPSLRYLDYTNFVPDAYTVVNLESLEEAKLYLQVVEDREWFGELLEDPDRLSSNPTNLIEGIKNVKSLTLSSSSTFQTLYFFRESIPLFENLHHLTMRHSDMRVCWRFLPFLLSKTPNLKTLHIEGGLHYAQKSESLDYVCECVSEYSCLSSCAVEFMDINMWDDGAEGEMEQIKHFLGKLAHLELLKVHSLGGISDEEKLRITNHLLMLPRASPKCKVEISFR; from the exons ATGGACCGAATGAGTGGTCTAGCAGATGAAACGCTGAACGTGATCATGGGCTTTAATGGTGCAAAGGAAGATGCACGTGTGTTGACTCTTGCAAAAAGATTCAGGAACCTACATACCATTGTAGGATCACTCAACTTCGACGACATAAATGACTTTCATGGTACGTTCTCCGAGTTTGTAAGTGAGAGATTGGGTTTGCTGGAAGATAATCAATTTGTAAGGAGGTTCTCGTTGAAGGCAAGAGCTATTCTTGATCCAGCTGACATCGCACAGTGGTTACGTGATGTGTTGAAGCGTGGGGTGGTGGATGTTAGTTTACACATTCATGGTAATAATGGTGCTCCACTTCCCTTGGAGTTGTTCAATAGCAGTAGTGTTGGTATGCTTAGACTAGGGCGTCACTTGGTGATCAGTGAAGTCCCCGCAACTGCTGCTCTACCCGCCCTTGAAACTCTTGTTCTCGACTCTGTCCGCTTCCATGCCTTTGGTGATTGTGCGTTTCAGGCGTTTCTGTCAGCTTGCCCTACGCTTAAAGATCTAACAATAAATGGTTGGTTTTGGGAAACGTGGAGATGGGGAGGGATGTTGTCTAATAATTCTCTTCAACGACTTACTATTACTCGTAGAATGCAAGGTGGGTTTGATGGCCTTGATTATCAGGAGATTAGTTTCCAAACTCCAAGTCTCAGATACCTAGACTACACCAACTTTGTTCCTGATGCCTATACAGTGGTCAACTTGGAGTCACTTGAAGAAGCTAAACTATATCTTCAGGTGGTGGAAGATAGGGAATGGTTTGGAGAACTTTTAGAGGATCCTGACCGTTTATCAAGTAATCCCACAAACCTCATTGAGGGGATAAAGAATGTAAAGTCCCTAACATTGTCATCTTCGTCTACTTTTCAG ACGCTTTACTTCTTCCGTGAATCAATTCCCTTGTTTGAAAACCTGCATCACTTAACTATGAGACATAGTGACATGCGAGTTTGCTGGCGATTTCTTCCCTTTTTGCTTAGCAAGACTCCAAATCTCAAGACCCTTCACATCGAG GGAGGTTTGCATTACGCTCAAAAATCTGAGTCACTTGATTATGTTTGCGAGTGTGTTTCCGAGTATTCTTGTCTATCGTCGTGTGCTGTGGAGTTCATGGATATAAACATGTGGGACGATGGTGCTGAAGGAGAAATGGAGCAAATAAAGCACTTCTTAGGCAAATTAGCACATCTTGAACTGCTCAAAGTTCACTCATTGGGAGGCATAAGTGACGAGGAGAAGTTAAGAATCACCAATCACCTGCTCATGCTTCCAAGAGCATCTCCCAAGTGCAAGGTGGAGATCTCTTTTCGTTGA
- the LOC106350808 gene encoding putative F-box protein At3g58950 produces the protein MDLKRRKNGKENEVGGAINKLPEVLRCHILSFLSTKDAALTSVLSKSWRDLFTLIPSLDLDDSTFMPDERPEECERTSFMEFVNRVLALHSNSPITKFSVRCHKGVDSYLVGDWVVKALRRGATDVTLILLFPSRLLHTCTHPNIFFHGQNLIKLKVGCGGLGPFQHSLFREDVIFTKLRTLHLISIDISRHYGDVIFARLLSKCPVLEELIVNCIKWHGWKSGASVSSSTLKRLTIDCEHYYHESDYMLRHGPDEEDSDNLGEPLVVPAHFGTQKPRYVSFDTPNLIYLNYADFVALNYPLVKLDSLVEARLDVGPNQGQMRARDSDEFQAPWDATNLIMGIHNVQTLHLTSDTLEVIADFCKMVPVFHNLNHLSIESDDERGWHALPLLLINCPSLQTLVFHGLYHRVTDGCGDACDCISPWSSSSCLSSCPVKILNILNFGATCGEMSLVKHFLKKMPLLEQLAIVLDLDASLEEDLHLSQVFEDLRMAPRASPKCKLEVVNY, from the exons ATGGATCTCAAAAGGAGGAAGAATGGAAAGGAAAACGAAGTTGGAGGTGCAATTAACAAATTACCAGAGGTTCTACGTTGTCACATCTTGTCTTTCCTCTCAACAAAAGATGCAGCTTTAACATCGGTTCTGTCCAAGAGCTGGCGAGATTTGTTTACATTAATACCTAGTCTTGATCTTGATGACTCCACCTTTATGCCTGATGAAAGACCCGAAGAATGCGAACGGACTAGTTTCATGGAGTTTGTGAACAGAGTTCTTGCTCTTCACTCCAATTCTCCCATTACGAAATTCTCTGTCAGATGCCATAAAGGTGTAGACAGCTATCTTGTTGGGGACTGGGTAGTGAAAGCTCTGAGGCGTGGAGCAACAGATGTTACCTTAATATTACTCTTCCCTTCGCGCCTACTACACACATGCACTCATCCTAATATCTTCTTCCATGGCCAAAACTTGATTAAGTTAAAAGTAGGATGTGGAGGACTCGGTCCATTCCAACACAGTTTGTTTCGTGAAGACGTTATCTTTACAAAACTTAGAACGTTGCATCTCATTTCCATTGATATCAGTCGTCATTATGGAGATGTCATATTTGCTCGGCTTCTATCTAAATGTCCCGTGCTTGAGGAGTTGATTGTAAATTGTATAAAATGGCACGGTTGGAAATCGGGTGCATCAGTGTCTTCCTCGACCCTCAAGAGACTAACTATTGATTGTGAACATTATTACCATGAATCGGACTATATGTTACGGCACGGTCCAGATGAGGAAGATAG TGATAACCTTGGAGAGCCCCTGGTCGTACCCGCTCACTTTGGTACCCAGAAGCCTCGCTATGTTTCATTTGATACTCCAAACCTCATCTACTTAAACTACGCAGATTTTGTTGCGTTGAACTATCCGCTTGTCAAATTGGATTCACTCGTCGAAGCTAGGCTCGATGTTGGACCGAACCAAGGTCAGATGCGTGCAAGAGATTCAGACGAATTTCAAGCTCCTTGGGATGCCACCAATCTTATCATGGGAATACATAATGTCCAAACCCTGCACTTAACTTCTGATACGCTTGAG GTGATTGCAGACTTTTGTAAGATGGTTCCGGTATTCCACAATTTGAATCATTTATCTATTGAAAGTGACGATGAACGAGGATGGCATGCCTTGCCTCTCTTGCTCATCAACTGCCCCAGTCTACAAACTCTCGTCTTCCAT GGTCTGTACCACCGTGTCACGGATGGATGCGGAGATGCTTGTGACTGTATCTCTCCTTGGTCTTCTTCTTCGTGTTTATCATCTTGTCCTGTGAAGATCTTGAATATATTAAACTTTGGTGCAACTTGTGGAGAGATGTCATTAGTCAAGCATTTCCTCAAGAAAATGCCTTTGCTTGAACAACTGGCCATCGTATTAGACTTGGATGCCTCCTTAGAGGAGGACTTGCATCTCTCTCAAGTCTTCGAGGATCTGAGGATGGCCCCGAGAGCTTCACCAAAGTGCAAGTTGGAAGTCGTTAACTATTAG